From a single Fulvivirga ulvae genomic region:
- a CDS encoding phosphonate degradation HD-domain oxygenase, which produces MLKERETIKEIFSLYASNGHEEYYGEAVSQLEHMLQTATLAHKQGYDEEVVLAAFFHDIGHLLNVPESSRMEHYGVINHEHMGAEYLKTAGFSKRITALVRSHVEAKRYLTAMNPKYLMALSEASKKTLNYQGGPMSQQEINRFEENPLKDIILQMRKWDEQAKVVNAHTLSLDTLKKMALQHLSVRREVA; this is translated from the coding sequence ATGCTTAAAGAGAGAGAAACCATTAAAGAAATATTCAGCTTATACGCTTCGAATGGCCATGAAGAATATTATGGCGAGGCTGTGTCCCAACTTGAGCATATGCTGCAGACGGCAACACTTGCCCATAAGCAGGGCTATGACGAAGAGGTGGTGTTAGCTGCATTCTTTCATGATATCGGGCACCTTCTAAATGTTCCTGAGAGCTCAAGAATGGAGCACTATGGAGTTATCAACCATGAACACATGGGTGCAGAATATCTAAAGACGGCCGGATTTTCCAAAAGAATAACGGCTTTGGTCCGCAGCCATGTGGAAGCCAAGAGGTACCTCACTGCTATGAACCCGAAGTATTTGATGGCACTATCTGAGGCAAGTAAAAAGACCCTGAACTACCAGGGAGGCCCTATGTCTCAGCAAGAAATTAACAGGTTTGAGGAGAATCCTCTCAAAGACATCATACTGCAAATGCGTAAGTGGGATGAGCAGGCTAAGGTTGTAAATGCTCATACGCTGTCTCTTGACACCCTCAAGAAGATGGCGCTTCAACACTTAAGCGTAAGACGGGAAGTAGCCTGA
- a CDS encoding histidinol-phosphatase has protein sequence MIWTNYHGHCKYCDGNFAPEEYAKRAIDKDFLAYGFSSHSPLPIENGWSMKEADIEKYLQDIELLKGRYYSKLEIYTGLEADYIEGISSPKELKVRYNLDYVIGSVHYAGRYPDGKLWEIDGDTKSFQAGLKAIYNNNIRKCISTYYGLIRDMIDLQTPDIVGHLDKIKIHNADNIYFSEFDKWYQTEVISTLKAIKDRGCILEVNTRGIYTRKNWQTYPSRWILEKAYELKIPVTLTSDAHHPEEINMAFERSAAMLNDVGYKKMTILWQGKWQNVPFDQKGLKIDIGDKDTKMAS, from the coding sequence ATGATTTGGACTAACTACCACGGACACTGCAAATATTGTGATGGTAATTTCGCACCGGAAGAATATGCAAAACGGGCTATTGACAAAGATTTTTTGGCCTATGGGTTTTCTTCTCACTCTCCTCTGCCTATTGAAAACGGGTGGAGCATGAAGGAGGCCGACATTGAAAAATACTTACAGGATATTGAGTTGCTTAAAGGGAGGTACTATTCTAAGCTGGAGATCTACACCGGGCTGGAAGCCGACTATATCGAAGGGATATCCTCCCCTAAAGAACTGAAAGTCAGGTATAACCTTGACTATGTTATCGGATCAGTCCACTATGCGGGCAGGTACCCTGACGGAAAACTCTGGGAAATAGATGGTGACACCAAAAGTTTCCAGGCCGGCCTAAAAGCTATCTATAACAATAATATCAGAAAGTGTATCAGTACCTATTATGGTTTGATACGGGATATGATAGATCTGCAAACACCTGATATTGTAGGGCATCTGGACAAGATCAAGATTCACAATGCTGATAATATCTACTTCTCTGAATTTGACAAGTGGTATCAGACCGAAGTGATCAGCACGTTGAAAGCCATTAAGGACAGGGGCTGTATTCTTGAGGTTAATACGAGGGGCATCTATACGCGGAAAAACTGGCAGACCTACCCGAGCCGGTGGATCCTCGAAAAGGCTTATGAACTTAAAATACCGGTGACTCTAACCTCTGATGCGCATCATCCGGAAGAAATCAACATGGCCTTCGAGAGAAGCGCGGCTATGCTGAACGACGTTGGGTATAAGAAAATGACTATTCTCTGGCAGGGAAAATGGCAAAATGTGCCGTTTGATCAAAAAGGATTGAAAATAGACATCGGAGACAAAGACACAAAGATGGCATCTTAG
- a CDS encoding helix-turn-helix domain-containing protein codes for MKQEFISSIGRKIKEERLKANLTIRDISERSGLSKGLISKIENSRSIPSMPVFFSILKSMSIAPVKFFEGIDCADDDGHILIKPANHEPLLKEERPGFHYRYIMSRQLHDINIEVVLLELEPGVKGKATSTDGFELKYLLKGRVAYRLAEKTIILEEGDTLYFDASKPHRPENLLNTNALMLVFYFMYPKS; via the coding sequence ATGAAGCAGGAATTCATATCATCAATAGGTAGAAAGATTAAGGAGGAACGATTAAAAGCCAACTTAACGATAAGAGATATCAGTGAGCGCTCCGGATTGAGCAAGGGGCTGATATCCAAAATAGAAAACTCAAGAAGCATACCTTCCATGCCGGTGTTTTTCTCCATACTCAAATCCATGTCAATAGCTCCGGTCAAATTTTTTGAAGGTATCGATTGTGCAGATGATGATGGTCATATACTGATAAAACCGGCTAACCACGAACCACTGTTAAAGGAGGAGCGGCCAGGTTTCCATTACCGCTATATCATGAGCCGGCAACTTCATGATATAAACATCGAAGTTGTACTTCTGGAGCTGGAGCCCGGTGTCAAAGGCAAGGCTACCTCTACTGATGGTTTTGAACTTAAATATCTGCTGAAGGGCAGGGTGGCCTACAGGCTGGCAGAGAAAACTATAATTCTGGAAGAAGGCGACACCTTATATTTTGATGCCTCCAAGCCACATCGGCCTGAAAACTTATTGAATACAAATGCGTTGATGCTGGTATTTTATTTTATGTACCCGAAGAGTTAA